In Nocardioides sp., the following proteins share a genomic window:
- a CDS encoding 50S ribosomal protein L25/general stress protein Ctc, which produces MSTEKIAADLRTEFGKGAARRIRREDKIPVVVYGHGADPVHLILPGHVTMMALKHGGANAVVELEFDGTSQLALTKDVQVDPIRRVIEHIDFVAVKKGEKVVVEVPVHVMGEAGPETLVVTENATLRVEVEATHIPESFEVSVEGAEVGTQILAKDIALPGGAVLVDDEELLIVNVTQQISAEALEAELEEAEAGAGIERDEEAAPVARADEATEAEGSDSE; this is translated from the coding sequence ATGTCCACCGAGAAGATCGCCGCCGACCTGCGCACCGAGTTCGGCAAGGGCGCCGCGCGGCGCATCCGCCGCGAAGACAAGATCCCCGTCGTCGTCTACGGCCACGGTGCCGACCCCGTTCACCTGATCCTGCCCGGGCACGTCACGATGATGGCGCTCAAGCACGGCGGCGCCAACGCCGTCGTCGAGCTCGAGTTCGACGGCACCAGCCAGCTTGCGCTGACCAAGGACGTCCAGGTCGACCCGATCCGCCGCGTCATCGAGCACATCGACTTCGTCGCGGTGAAGAAGGGTGAGAAGGTCGTCGTCGAGGTGCCCGTGCACGTCATGGGCGAGGCCGGCCCGGAGACGCTGGTCGTCACCGAGAACGCCACGTTGCGTGTCGAGGTCGAGGCCACGCACATTCCCGAGTCGTTCGAGGTCTCGGTCGAGGGCGCCGAGGTCGGCACCCAGATCCTGGCCAAGGACATCGCGCTGCCCGGCGGCGCGGTCCTGGTGGACGACGAGGAGCTGCTGATCGTCAACGTCACCCAGCAGATCTCCGCTGAAGCCCTCGAGGCCGAGCTGGAGGAGGCCGAGGCCGGGGCTGGCATCGAGCGCGACGAGGAGGCTGCCCCGGTCGCACGCGCCGACGAGGCAACCGAGGCTGAGGGCTCCGACTCGGAGTGA
- a CDS encoding protein kinase — protein MRPPVLPGYRFLEHLGSGGFADVFAYEQEWPQQRVAIKVVREDVTLNERERTMFTSEANAMGRLGDHPFIVPVLTAGTAPDGRPFLVMRYCPPPDLGVRVRSTPLTVQEAISTGIKLASAIETAHRVGMVHRDIKPSNVLVTTYNEPALTDFGIAGKMQEVAADDEVRISYPWSPPEMLDGRSNGSVASDVYSLGATIWHLLVGRSPYAIPGGDNSTRALSARILHAAPPATQRADVPPALDRLLQQTLAKQPTHRPESAMDLALALQRIESALGFARTTIAVEGGMPSFAPSAAQASPREDDDYTRAKPVSVSSTSSPRVVGPDPGVASASRPRPAEDLPVEPKRRSALVALAGGALVVSVLVGWLIIRGGERPKDPIEVPQTSSTPAPLGDGPSGPPEVTAARTPKGVKFSWTEPEGGVDSYLWRRPETGDSQRTADRSLLVTAKPKEQVCLQVQAISDGLASDWAETCVS, from the coding sequence GTGAGACCACCGGTCCTTCCCGGCTACCGGTTCCTGGAACACCTCGGCAGTGGCGGCTTCGCCGACGTCTTCGCCTATGAGCAGGAGTGGCCACAACAGCGCGTCGCCATCAAGGTGGTCCGCGAGGACGTCACCCTCAACGAACGCGAACGGACGATGTTCACGTCCGAGGCCAACGCGATGGGTCGGTTGGGCGATCACCCGTTCATCGTCCCGGTGCTGACGGCCGGCACCGCGCCGGACGGACGCCCGTTCCTGGTGATGCGCTACTGCCCGCCGCCGGATCTGGGCGTACGCGTGCGGTCCACCCCGCTCACGGTCCAGGAGGCGATCAGTACCGGCATCAAACTGGCCAGCGCGATCGAGACCGCCCACCGAGTCGGCATGGTGCACCGTGACATCAAGCCCAGCAACGTGCTGGTGACGACCTACAACGAGCCGGCGCTCACCGACTTCGGCATCGCGGGAAAGATGCAGGAGGTCGCGGCGGACGACGAGGTACGCATCTCGTACCCGTGGTCGCCGCCGGAGATGCTCGACGGGCGCTCCAACGGCTCGGTGGCCTCCGACGTCTATTCGCTCGGCGCCACGATCTGGCACCTGCTCGTGGGGCGTTCGCCGTACGCGATCCCCGGCGGCGACAACTCGACGCGGGCGCTCAGCGCCCGGATCCTGCATGCCGCGCCTCCGGCGACTCAGCGGGCGGACGTGCCACCCGCACTGGATCGGCTGCTCCAGCAGACGCTGGCCAAGCAGCCGACGCACCGACCCGAGTCGGCGATGGACCTGGCGTTGGCGTTGCAGCGGATCGAGTCCGCCCTCGGCTTCGCGCGTACGACCATCGCGGTCGAGGGTGGCATGCCGAGCTTCGCCCCGTCTGCGGCGCAGGCGTCGCCGCGCGAGGATGACGACTACACGCGGGCCAAGCCCGTGTCGGTGAGCTCGACCTCGAGCCCACGTGTGGTCGGCCCTGATCCGGGCGTGGCGTCTGCCTCGCGGCCTCGTCCCGCGGAGGATCTGCCGGTCGAGCCCAAGCGACGCTCAGCTCTGGTGGCGCTCGCGGGTGGCGCGCTCGTGGTGAGTGTGCTCGTGGGTTGGCTGATCATCCGAGGTGGTGAGCGTCCCAAGGACCCGATCGAGGTCCCCCAGACGTCCTCGACGCCGGCTCCCCTGGGAGACGGCCCCTCGGGACCGCCCGAGGTCACGGCCGCGCGCACGCCCAAGGGCGTGAAGTTCTCCTGGACCGAACCCGAGGGTGGCGTGGATTCCTATCTGTGGCGACGCCCGGAGACCGGCGACTCGCAGCGTACGGCGGACCGGTCGCTGCTCGTGACTGCCAAGCCCAAGGAGCAGGTGTGCTTGCAGGTGCAGGCGATCTCGGACGGTCTGGCGTCGGATTGGGCCGAGACCTGCGTTTCGTGA
- the pepN gene encoding aminopeptidase N, protein MSLTLVEARDRAEQVRVHSYEIELDVTDRAYAMSRVTVTFDFSRPHHATFLELAGAEAVQIEGASGSYDASSGRVLLRDLAAHNVVTVLARVPYVTDGEGLHTFTDPVDGETYVSAYTSLDVAQRVFACFDQPDLKAPLTLSVVAPREWTVLANAALGGAWESDRGQRWSFVPTKPIPVYLFTMCAGPWVSREWEYAGVPMGWHARASLSQALDRDLEELRTFTEACFDRYRELFDEPFGFDSYDQVMAPGLNWGAMEFPGCVVYRDELLPPQELRLPLRRRRAMIIAHEMAHMWFGDMATMRWWEDAWLIESFADYMGYRMAQEASGVADLLVDFTVQALPESYAADSRRSAHPVAVPTQDVPDVDTTRGNFDALTYAKGGAALRQLVHWLGDEAFLAGSNAYLSAFAWSNASLTDFVECLDSVTERDVRTWVDAWLTTTGFDTLQVTRAESGSRVQRIGTRPHHCSVAIFDEDWSLVQRVQVDLADEPVALPEGAYVVPNAGGETFAALDLDPVTTAALVDGLRLLQDRQVRAVLWVHLTQQVRCGRLDAREAFAMLAEALPAETSTTTVTEMLTWATGAPLHWWTPVDSHLAAEELLASTCTRGMDQSSNPQTWTAFAQTLAQTTRDVGLLQRWVADGFVDGTAGRVRLDRTLRWTCLIRLARLGAVGPAEIEHARLADGDLEAVLGAASALAALDAPAEKERAFVRLLDVDTSNREAKAIVVGLWDPARAVELAPLVARYVDEAPRLATTTPALAATLGQAFPALPLTADQLALFEARLAGDDIPTVLRRRWEDALDDIAAPLA, encoded by the coding sequence GTGTCACTGACCCTGGTGGAGGCGCGAGATCGCGCCGAGCAAGTGCGCGTGCACTCCTACGAGATCGAACTCGATGTGACCGATCGGGCGTACGCGATGTCGCGGGTGACGGTGACCTTCGACTTCAGCCGTCCCCACCACGCGACCTTTCTGGAGCTGGCCGGTGCCGAGGCCGTGCAGATCGAGGGCGCGTCGGGCTCGTACGACGCCTCGTCCGGTCGCGTGTTGCTGCGCGACCTGGCCGCCCACAACGTCGTCACCGTCCTCGCCCGGGTCCCCTATGTCACCGACGGCGAAGGGCTGCACACCTTCACCGACCCGGTCGACGGCGAGACGTACGTGTCGGCGTACACCTCCCTCGATGTGGCGCAACGCGTGTTCGCGTGCTTCGACCAACCGGACCTGAAGGCGCCTCTCACGCTGAGCGTCGTGGCTCCGCGGGAATGGACGGTCCTCGCGAACGCCGCGCTGGGCGGCGCCTGGGAGAGCGACAGGGGGCAACGCTGGAGCTTTGTGCCGACCAAGCCGATCCCGGTGTATCTGTTCACGATGTGCGCCGGGCCATGGGTCTCGCGGGAGTGGGAGTACGCCGGGGTTCCGATGGGCTGGCACGCCCGCGCTTCGTTGTCGCAGGCACTCGATCGCGACCTCGAGGAACTGCGTACGTTCACCGAAGCCTGTTTCGACCGCTATCGCGAGCTCTTCGACGAACCCTTCGGCTTCGACTCCTACGACCAGGTGATGGCGCCGGGGCTGAACTGGGGTGCCATGGAGTTCCCCGGTTGTGTGGTCTATCGCGACGAACTGTTGCCGCCCCAGGAACTGCGACTGCCGCTGCGGCGACGCCGGGCGATGATCATCGCCCACGAGATGGCGCACATGTGGTTCGGAGACATGGCCACCATGCGGTGGTGGGAGGACGCCTGGCTCATCGAGTCGTTCGCGGACTACATGGGCTATCGGATGGCACAGGAGGCGTCGGGGGTCGCGGACCTCCTGGTCGACTTCACCGTCCAGGCGCTCCCCGAGTCGTACGCCGCGGACTCGCGACGTTCAGCACACCCGGTCGCCGTACCGACGCAGGACGTGCCGGACGTCGACACCACGCGCGGCAACTTCGACGCCCTCACCTACGCCAAGGGCGGTGCGGCCTTGCGGCAACTGGTGCACTGGCTCGGGGATGAGGCATTCCTGGCAGGGTCGAACGCCTACCTGAGTGCCTTCGCGTGGTCCAACGCGTCGCTCACCGACTTCGTGGAATGCCTGGACTCGGTGACCGAACGAGACGTCCGCACCTGGGTCGACGCATGGCTGACCACGACCGGCTTCGACACGTTGCAAGTGACGCGGGCGGAATCTGGCTCTCGCGTGCAGCGCATCGGGACCCGGCCCCATCACTGCTCGGTGGCGATCTTCGATGAGGACTGGTCTCTGGTCCAACGGGTGCAGGTGGATCTCGCAGACGAGCCGGTCGCCCTCCCCGAGGGGGCGTACGTCGTACCCAATGCGGGCGGGGAGACGTTCGCGGCGCTGGACCTCGATCCCGTGACAACGGCGGCATTGGTCGACGGGCTGCGTCTGCTTCAGGACCGGCAGGTGCGGGCAGTCTTGTGGGTGCACCTGACTCAGCAGGTGCGATGCGGGCGCCTCGACGCACGTGAGGCCTTCGCGATGCTGGCCGAGGCGCTGCCCGCCGAGACCTCGACGACGACCGTGACCGAGATGCTGACCTGGGCGACCGGGGCGCCATTGCACTGGTGGACCCCCGTCGACTCACACCTCGCGGCCGAGGAACTGCTCGCCTCCACCTGCACGCGTGGGATGGACCAGTCCTCGAATCCGCAGACCTGGACGGCCTTCGCCCAGACCCTGGCGCAAACGACGCGAGATGTCGGATTGCTGCAGCGATGGGTCGCAGATGGCTTCGTGGACGGCACCGCCGGCCGGGTCCGACTCGACAGGACGCTGCGTTGGACGTGTCTGATCCGCCTTGCGCGATTGGGTGCCGTCGGCCCTGCCGAGATCGAGCACGCGCGACTGGCTGACGGAGACCTCGAGGCTGTGCTGGGCGCGGCGTCGGCGCTGGCCGCGTTGGATGCACCGGCGGAGAAGGAGCGAGCATTCGTACGCCTGCTGGACGTCGACACCTCCAACCGGGAGGCCAAGGCGATCGTGGTCGGGTTGTGGGACCCGGCTCGCGCGGTCGAACTCGCGCCACTCGTCGCGCGCTATGTCGACGAGGCACCGAGGCTGGCGACGACGACCCCAGCGCTGGCCGCGACCCTGGGTCAGGCGTTCCCCGCGCTGCCGCTCACGGCTGACCAACTCGCACTCTTCGAGGCGCGACTGGCCGGCGATGACATCCCGACCGTCTTGCGGAGGCGGTGGGAGGACGCGCTGGACGACATCGCGGCCCCTCTCGCGTAG
- the pth gene encoding aminoacyl-tRNA hydrolase, with protein sequence MTPTDVWLIVGLGNPGPAYAGHRHNIGYLVNDELADRLGAPFRAHKTGRADVVEGRLGPIGPDSPRVVLARPRSYMNEVGGPVKGLATFYKVAPERIVAIHDELDIAFGTLRLKLGGGDNGHNGLRSMRSALGTGDFHRVRCGIGRPPGRQDVADFVLSNYSSTERRELPFQVGDAADAVETLIQQGLERAQQQFNS encoded by the coding sequence GTGACTCCCACCGATGTCTGGCTGATCGTCGGGCTCGGCAACCCGGGCCCGGCGTACGCCGGTCACCGCCACAACATCGGCTACCTGGTCAACGACGAGTTGGCCGACCGGCTCGGTGCACCATTCCGTGCGCACAAGACCGGACGTGCCGACGTGGTGGAGGGGCGGTTGGGTCCGATCGGACCTGACTCACCCCGGGTCGTGCTCGCCCGGCCTCGTTCCTACATGAACGAGGTCGGCGGGCCGGTCAAGGGGCTGGCCACCTTCTACAAGGTGGCACCCGAGCGCATCGTCGCGATCCACGACGAACTCGATATCGCCTTCGGCACGCTGCGACTCAAGCTGGGTGGCGGCGACAACGGCCACAACGGTCTGCGTTCGATGCGATCCGCGCTCGGCACCGGCGACTTCCACCGGGTGCGCTGCGGCATCGGTCGCCCACCCGGCCGTCAGGATGTTGCCGACTTCGTGCTCTCCAACTACTCCTCGACCGAGCGGCGTGAGTTGCCCTTCCAGGTCGGCGACGCCGCGGATGCCGTGGAGACGCTGATCCAGCAGGGGTTGGAACGCGCCCAACAGCAGTTCAATTCGTGA
- a CDS encoding 3'(2'),5'-bisphosphate nucleotidase CysQ, translated as MTDFVPTTVLPTDADDHVLAPWLADAAGERLLQVRAEGLEGRELKDAGDQAAQAVLAALLAEHRPDDAVLSEEARDDLARLDASRVWIIDPLDGTREFSEPPRDDWAVHVALWQDGDLVAGAVAQPALGETFSTAQAPTVPARTSTRPRIAVSRTRPPAFVEALAAEIDAELVPMGSAGVKVISVVRDLTDAYVHAGGQYEWDNAAPVAVARAAGLFCSRVDGSELAYNQRDVSLPDLIVCRPELAEQIVDFVRRHGTD; from the coding sequence GTGACCGACTTCGTCCCCACCACCGTCCTGCCGACCGACGCCGACGACCACGTGCTTGCCCCCTGGCTCGCCGACGCCGCGGGTGAGCGGCTCCTGCAGGTCCGTGCGGAGGGACTCGAAGGTCGCGAACTCAAAGACGCCGGAGACCAGGCCGCACAGGCGGTGTTGGCGGCCTTGCTCGCCGAGCACCGACCCGACGACGCGGTGCTCAGTGAGGAAGCCCGCGACGACCTGGCCCGACTCGACGCGTCTCGGGTGTGGATCATCGATCCGCTCGACGGCACCCGTGAGTTCAGCGAACCGCCGCGCGACGACTGGGCCGTGCACGTGGCGTTGTGGCAGGACGGCGACCTGGTGGCTGGCGCGGTCGCGCAGCCGGCGTTGGGGGAGACGTTCAGCACCGCACAGGCACCGACCGTGCCGGCGCGTACGAGCACCCGCCCGCGCATCGCCGTCAGCCGGACCCGTCCGCCTGCGTTCGTCGAGGCGCTGGCCGCGGAGATCGACGCCGAGCTCGTCCCGATGGGCTCCGCGGGGGTCAAGGTGATCTCGGTCGTACGCGACCTCACCGACGCGTACGTCCACGCCGGTGGGCAGTACGAATGGGACAACGCTGCTCCCGTGGCCGTCGCCCGGGCGGCCGGCCTGTTCTGCAGCCGGGTCGACGGCTCGGAGTTGGCCTACAACCAGCGCGACGTGTCACTGCCCGACCTGATCGTGTGCCGTCCCGAACTGGCCGAGCAGATCGTGGATTTCGTACGCCGGCACGGCACCGACTGA